The DNA region GCCGCAACTGCTCGATCTCCTCCCACGTCCCATAGTGCAGCGCGCGGCTTGGGCAAACGGTGGTGCACATCGGTTGCTTGCCGACCGACGTGCGGTCGTAGCACATGTCGCACTTCATCATCAGTTCGAAGTCGCTGTTCATCTTGGGCACGCCGAACGGGCAGGCCAGCACGCAATTGTTGCAGGCGATGCAGCGCGGCTTGCGGGCCGTTTGCACCACGCCGTCGGCCGTGCGCTTGATCGCGTCGGCCGGACACACTTCGGCGCAGGTGGGGCTGTCGCAGTGCATGCACACCACCGGCACGGTTTGGGGAGAAACCGACCGATCGACTTGCTCCAGGTGAATCATCGAATGCCCTTTGTGCGTGTCGCATTCGCTGCACGCCTCCACGCACGACTTGCAGCCAATGCAGCGATTGGGATCGATGAAAAAATGCTTCTGGCCCGGCTTTCCCACCAAAGCTCCCTTCTTAGGACTGCGGCGTCTGGCGCGCGGCGTCTGCTGGCGGGCCGGCCGCCTTGCGGACGCGCACTGCGCACACCTTGTATTCGGGAATCTTGGAAAGCGGATCCTGCGCCGCGATCGTCAACTGATTCGCGCTCATCGCGCCCGCCCAGTGATAGGCGATGAACACGGTATCGGGCCGGATCGTGCGCACCACCTGCGCATGCAGCGTGCAGCTTCCCCGCCGGCTCTCCACCGTCACCCAGTCGCGATCAGCAATGCCCAGTCGCTCGGCCAGTTTCGGGTGCAACTCCACGACTGGCTCCGGGAACTCGTCCACCAAGGGGCCAATCCGCCGAGTCTGCGTCCCCGACAAGAAGTGGCTGACCACGCGCCCCGTGGTGAGCACAATCGGGTACTCGGCGTCGACTTCTTCTTTCGGCGGCGAATACTCGGCGACATTGAATCGCGCCTTGCCATCGGGAAAGTAAAACGGCCCCTTGCCTTGCGCCACCACGTTCCACGACCCCGGCTCGAATAGCCGCGGCGTGCCCGGGTGATCCTCGCTCGGGCAGGGCCAGAATACGCCGTGTTGCCGCTCGATCTTTTCGTAGCTGATGCCGGAATAGTCCGCCACGCCCCCTTGGCTCGCGCGGCGCAGTTCGTCAAAGATCTCGCGCGGTT from Pirellulales bacterium includes:
- a CDS encoding 4Fe-4S binding protein, with the protein product MGKPGQKHFFIDPNRCIGCKSCVEACSECDTHKGHSMIHLEQVDRSVSPQTVPVVCMHCDSPTCAEVCPADAIKRTADGVVQTARKPRCIACNNCVLACPFGVPKMNSDFELMMKCDMCYDRTSVGKQPMCTTVCPSRALHYGTWEEIEQLR